The genomic region TTTCACTAAAGAGGAAACTGTATCTTTATGATGTTCTTCCTTGTATTAAGCTGATgcaagtttattattattacgaaACCTGAAGTTTGTTTGGTATCATATTCCCACAAAATGTATCTTTCCTATACCTTTTTTAAATAGATTAGACTGGCAgagatggaagaaaaagcagTAAATGACATGTTTATTATACTTTCTGATATTTGGCTAGACAATGAAGaggtaatttgaaatttttatttggttctctttttttcttcctttccttaAGCACCTTGTTATTAGTATGTGGCTTGATGTAATCTTGATGCTGTTTTTCCTAGAGAAGACTTTGAAAAAGCTAGAGGTTGTTCTGGATGGCTTTGAGAAGGAGATAGTGGTTCCTTCcttatttgttttcatgggAAACTTCTCTTCTAAGCCATGTaacctttcatttcatttttattcgAGCCTCAGGTGAATTCCACTTAcgatgtttgtattttgttcatTAACAGTGATAACTAAAAGTTTGGAGTTAGGAAAGTATAGCTGGGATTAGATTATATTATTTGATGTGCCGTATCattataattagttttaataaaCAATGTTGTCATTATTTAACATTGCTTAAAAAAGGATATTTATTATGTAAGGATAAAAATCATTAGAAACCTTAATATGCAGAATGCAGTTTGGTAAGCTGGGGGAAATGATTGCTGCCCATACACGACTAAAAGAGCACAGTAAATTTCTGTTTATTCCAGGTCCTGATGATGCAGGTATTGACATTGTTGATAATTATTCACGctctctatttttcttcttcctgtGTCATACATCACTTTCAGCAATTTCATCCAGGTCCTTCAAATGTTCTTCCTAGATGTGCTTTACCAAAATATTTAACTGAAGAGCTCCAAAAGCACATTCCCAATGCCATATTTTCAAGCAACCCCTGCAGGTTAAtgttacattaaatattattgcATGGGATATCATTAATTTTGTGCTTTATAATTGGTATGGAAGCTGATTGTTTTTACTACATATATCGGTTTGGCTACAGGGTCAAATTTTATACCCAAGAAATTGTATTCTTCCGCCAGGATATGCTGTATAGAATGCGCCGTTCATGTTTGATGCCTCCTTCTACAGAAGAGACTTGTGATCATTTTGAACATGTAGTTTGTCCCTCGTgtgttttctaatttatttaccTGGTAACTTTTGGTTTCTAGAATCTTGAAACTAATGAATTTTGGGTTTAAATTGCAGCTTGTTGCTACCATAACCCATCAGAGTCATCTATGTCCACTTCCTCTAACCGTACAACCCATCATCTGGAATTATGACCATTGTCTTTATCTTTATCCAACTCCACACACGGTACTgctcatatttgaattttttgtggCAAAGATATTTAACTCATGTTAGGAATATAAATTGCTACTTTGCAAACTGACtacatattctaatttttgGGTAAAGTGTCAGAACTGAAGGGTGACTGATTAAATTGGCATGCAATGCTTGAATAGCAGAATCTCTAATACTCATTTTTGtatacatattttctttttcatcttcatGGGAGTAAATGGATGGGGGGATTTGTTAGAATACAGTAGGTAAATTCTGTATATTTGTGTATCTCTGAGTCACCTGATTTTCTAACAGTTAAACTgttgaacttttatttttatagaaagGAAAACCAAAATTTACCCACCAAAACCGGAAGAAACAACAATTTATTACATCTtcactttttattatatttggcaTTTCACATGTCAAGActtgaaaataatttgtaataaaccATGCAAGAATATTCTGATGTTGATCTCTTTGTTGTGATATCATGACGCAGATAGTTTTGGGAGACAGAAGTCAGCAGAAGGCATTCAAGTACACAGGAATCACTTGTTTTAATACAGGTTCCTTCGCAATTGACAACACATTTGTGGCATATCGTCCCTGCTCTCAGGAAGTTGAATTGTCAGCCTTGCCATAAACTCAGCATAATTTATGTTGGGCTGTCATCCTCTAACCATGAGCATCTCGGACATTTTGGCTTTGCTATTCTTTCATCATACATACGGCCATTGATGAAGCTGGTAATCTGAAATTGCTGCCTTTTCCTCCTGGGAAGATTAATGTGACAGCCGGAATTGTATTGTATCATATAAATTGCCTTGTTAACCAGGGAAAATTGCTGTATAATAGGTATCTACTAAATTAGATTAGTTAAAGCAGTTTATTTGTTTAGATAGATAATATTTGTTAGTTTATACTTCATAGAGACTACGCTATGATAAGTAATTGTTGAAATATCAACCAATGATTTCATGATTTATAAATAGGGATATAACATACCTTGATAACAAATTCATCAAACGTGGTAACTATGAAATGACAATTCTCAAGCTTTCCGGTCTGCTGTTTtcatcattaataattaataatttttgtggGGAATGTTGAGTTGAATCAAGTTTGACTAGGTTTGATAAGAATTAACTTGGGTTCAAGTTTGACTTGGGTTTAATttgaatctttattttttagctAGATTGAAACTTGTGAATGACTTGGTTTAACTTGTTGGcttgatttgatttaaaattaataatcatttatgtttttttatttattatattaaatattgatataaaattagttatttgaatttaataacATACATTATGTTTATATAacttaatttctaaatttttgttAAAGAATACTCAAACTTGtgacttttaatatattttaagaacaaatttgaatttcttattaTATGATGTTTGATAGAAGAGAAATATGTTTAGGAATCATGATTCTTAGgaacaaataaaatttgttaaattaattattacaaatatttagataatttttaggaatcaaaagaattatgtgatatttttatcattgtaataaaaataatgatatttttattgtagtAAAAGAAACCTTCAATTCAGGAAATTAAGATTTTCACCTCTTTCAATGAGAAAAATTttatgagaaattttttaaaaatatttccaaaaaaTATTCTTTCCCAACTTAAGATTTTCATGAAAAGTTTCTTCCCTACCAAATGTCCCCTAAGAACATACATTAGAACAAGGAAATCCACTATCAGACTAAAATAAATCTCACAACTTTTTCTAAAGTATTGTCAATatcacttcatttttttaaaaaaattgggattcaaacatttttttttctaaaagttattaaTAATTACACAATTAATTACAAGGTGTCCATATTTATGGATGTAGTGGGATATAGTGTCACCTTTTCCAATCTATAATCAGACTCCTAAATTCCACTCATTTACAAAGACCAATtttccaaaaacaaataaaaataaagaaattttcaaCTTccctatttttaataaaattgttgatGTCCAATTTTTCTCCATAAATTTTAGTCCCCCTTGTTGTAGTATCCTCTGAGCATTGTTACAAATTTAAAGCACATTTTTCCACGACATTACTCTACAAATTCAAAGGAAGGTTTATCTAAAAAGTAAACCTTCATCtatgaaaatatttgatttgttgACCAATTTTTTAGTGTACCGCAATGAAACGATGTTTTGTTAGGAGCTCCACCTTCAAGACCGTTTTCACGCATCTTCAAACATGCACTAGGTTGCAATtggaataatattaaaaaatatgagaataatattaaaatttaacctGCTTCTTGATTTGAGAGTTCAAAAATAAGTCTGCATaagtttatttgaaattattataaagaaaattggccataaattaattcattttctctGCTTAGAATTATAAGTTTGGGTTAATTGTAGAATTCGACAATAATGCTCCCTTCGTttcaaaataaagttttttcacaaaaattatgaaaagtaatttattgagtgaaaaaattatattaaattatctttattatttattctctATCTGTTCATcacgttttttttatttacaaaattgaaataaaaaagattaatgcTTCATTGAAAACTTAAAGCATCACTTAAGTCTTAATATTATTTCTTCcatacttgtatttttgcattaATCATATCAATGCATTTAGAACATCTATATGGAATCTAATGGTGTTCCGCTGTTGCTCATtgtgattacattttatttcTCTAGTTTTTAGCATTTTTGTTCCAGCAAGTGATGAAAGGTTACAACAAGAATGCAAATGTTGAAGCAAGATACATCACCAAAAGAGGATAACCAAACAACAAAATCCTAGTTAAATAGTAGCCAAACTAATTTTACTTGTTTGAGCATGCCTGATCAGTGCATTCCAGAATCGTTGCCAGTGGTAAAATCAGTAGGCTTGCTAGAAGCCCATGAATAATCTGCAACAATCTCGTCCAACCATGAAACTTAACATGATCACCATCTAACCCAACCctggatttttattttcagatGCTTCACACAAGCACAGCTGCATATAATGAAAGGAGGTGTTAGTACAGCCACAAGCTGAAAGCAAGCAGTTTATACCTCCAGAAATGTGAAGCATGGATCAAAACTGTTCAAGAGAAAAATGGTTCAAACTTCCTTTATTACTTGAATTAGGTGTGACAGGATATGGCTCAGCTCACTTAATTGatagatcttcattttacaaatgGCACCCCTGACCCAACTCTTCGGGCATATTCCTCATACCGTGTTCCAAAAAACTGTCTCAAAAAGTATTCTTCATAAGGTATCCGCTTGGCAAAAAAGCGCCAGACAACAGCTGCAAATGCAATAGTTGATATGGGATTGCAGAGCATTATTTGAGTACCAACCGACCAAATGAGGAAACCACAGTACCCTGGATGACGGATATAACTATATATACCATGAGTAATCAGCTGGTGTTGCTCCTCGTGATAAATCTTTATAAGATGTGTAAAGGCTTTCCCAGCTGTTAAAATTCCCATCTTCCTTATAATTTCCCCAATCAGAACCAGTGCCAGGCCCAAATCACTGATCACCCAATGTTCCTTTAGCTCAGGTACTAAAACAATCTCAATGATGTATTCCAGCAACGAAAAAATCATTGCCACAATATAATGTTTGCTAATCAAAAGAGACTTTAGAGTTACATTTGATCTCCCATGAATGACAACTGCTAGAAAATATTCAGAACCGTGAAAGAAGGCAATGGCAAGGAACATTTGAGATAACTGTCTGGAAGCGGTGTAGCTAAGGATTTCTGTCATTTTAGCCAAATGGAGTCAATAAGTATGCCTTGTTTTGCAGTCTGGTTAGTCCTAATGAAATTTGATATGCCACACAGAAAGACTTGACTGGTGAAACTATCTGAGGTACAGGTCAGACCTGAAAAAGATGCTTTGTATTGTAAAATTAGTACTGGAAATTGTATTCTGTCACCAAGAAAATGCTTCAAGAAGGACATctgtaaaataaaaacaattaagttCATTCTCAAGTTTTCTCAAGCAAACAGTAACTTCAGGGCTT from Glycine soja cultivar W05 chromosome 16, ASM419377v2, whole genome shotgun sequence harbors:
- the LOC114389480 gene encoding DNA polymerase epsilon subunit B, with amino-acid sequence MNASMRKKVQRKCKIRGYNLKVDALNEILSFASRFEGPDEDEAIDLLLVELDSSLKSTIIDKETVQRVVSLLLEATEATEETSDAAAAIRVVDAFLIPKYKYDYSRKQFYEHTGSLSIHGEASAKSDLYRERFLLLFQRLSRDQHFSAPAFESEFSHFGSCEISPIQSLVGQTGRRWVMGVISQLEDGHYYLEDLTAAVKINLSNARITTGLFSENTIVVAEGEMLVEGIFQVLTCGFPPLEDRDKSVTLLAGHDFFGAGTFTKEETIRLAEMEEKAVNDMFIILSDIWLDNEETLKKLEVVLDGFEKEIVVPSLFVFMGNFSSKPCNLSFHFYSSLRMQFGKLGEMIAAHTRLKEHSKFLFIPGPDDAGPSNVLPRCALPKYLTEELQKHIPNAIFSSNPCRVKFYTQEIVFFRQDMLYRMRRSCLMPPSTEETCDHFEHLVATITHQSHLCPLPLTVQPIIWNYDHCLYLYPTPHTIVLGDRSQQKAFKYTGITCFNTGSFAIDNTFVAYRPCSQEVELSALP
- the LOC114390988 gene encoding protein-S-isoprenylcysteine O-methyltransferase A-like, translated to MTEILSYTASRQLSQMFLAIAFFHGSEYFLAVVIHGRSNVTLKSLLISKHYIVAMIFSLLEYIIEIVLVPELKEHWVISDLGLALVLIGEIIRKMGILTAGKAFTHLIKIYHEEQHQLITHGIYSYIRHPGYCGFLIWSVGTQIMLCNPISTIAFAAVVWRFFAKRIPYEEYFLRQFFGTRYEEYARRVGSGVPFVK